The following is a genomic window from Bacteroidia bacterium.
TTTCCGGCGGCAGCAGCAGTCATGCTGGGGATGATGGTGCAGAGTACCGCCGTGACATTTGGGGCAGTGGGAACCCCTATTCTGGTGGGAGTAAAAGGTGGACTGGAAAATCCGGCGATTTCCACCCTTCTCGCAGCAAAAGGGCTGAGTTTTCAGGATTACCTGTTGGTGATCTCCCGCAACGTAGCAATTCTTCATACTGTCGCCGGCACGATCATGCCCGTGCTGATGGTCATGTTGATGACCCGGTTTTTTGGCGCCAACAAATCATTTCGCGAAGGACTTTCCATATTCCCGTTTGCCCTTCTCGGAGGGTTTGCCTTTACGATCCCCTATCTGCTTACGGCACTTTTTCTGGGACCGGAATTCCCTTCCCTGCTGGGATCGCTTTTCGGGCTGGGAATCATGACATTTGCTGCAAAGAAAAAGTTTCTGCTCCCCAAAGACACCTGGCATTTTCCCGCAGAATCTCAATGGCCGGAAGGGTGGTCGGGCAACCTTTCGATGAACCTAAGCCAGCCATCTGGCAAACCTATGTCTGTCGGCAAGGCGTGGCTTCCGTACCTGCTCGTGGCTGTCTTTCTGGTAATCACGAGGTTACCGCAGTTACCGGTAAAAGATTTTCTGAATGGAATAGAAGTAAGCTGGACGAATATTTTTGGAACCGGTATCAGTGGATCAAGCAAACCCTTTTACCTGCCGGGTACGGTGTTGATACTTGTTGTGATCATCACTGGTTTTTTTCACAAGATGGATAGAAAAAAATTGTGGAATGCTATAGATGAATCGGGGCGAATGCTGCTTGGGGCCGGATTTGTATTACTCTTCACCGTACCAATGGTAAGGGTGTATATCAATTCCGGGATAAATGATT
Proteins encoded in this region:
- a CDS encoding L-lactate permease, producing MSLFFQALIAITPILVAGILLVGLRRPAKEVMPLVYILAVFIALFAWEVPWKHVAAASVQGIFITGDILYIIFGAILLLNTLKHSGAITAIRSGFAEISPDPRVQTVIIAWLFGSFIEGASGFGTPAAIVAPLLVALRFPAAAAVMLGMMVQSTAVTFGAVGTPILVGVKGGLENPAISTLLAAKGLSFQDYLLVISRNVAILHTVAGTIMPVLMVMLMTRFFGANKSFREGLSIFPFALLGGFAFTIPYLLTALFLGPEFPSLLGSLFGLGIMTFAAKKKFLLPKDTWHFPAESQWPEGWSGNLSMNLSQPSGKPMSVGKAWLPYLLVAVFLVITRLPQLPVKDFLNGIEVSWTNIFGTGISGSSKPFYLPGTVLILVVIITGFFHKMDRKKLWNAIDESGRMLLGAGFVLLFTVPMVRVYINSGINDSGFDSMPIAMAEWVAGSVGKIWPFFAPAIGALGAFIAGSNTVSNLMFSLFQHGVAESLLISGAMVVALQAVGAAAGNMVAIHNVVAASATVGLLGKEGETLRKTMIPTIYYLLIVGISGMIMIYVLGVSDPLIQ